The genomic region AATGCCTTGTTCCTCGATGAAGCTGAGGGCAACTTTAgtatggtgttaatgatgtaCAGGTAGGACActgctgtcatgaccagtgagccaaAGAGGATGATGAAAGCGTTCATGAAATTTATCAGCTCCACAGTCCGTGTGtctgcacaggacaacttgatcaaaagcacaccgtcacagaagaagtggtcaatatgattggcattgcagaagggcaacctggcaactaggacagtggggacaatggtggccaggaagcctgcagtccatgaccccaacaggagctgaacacaaaactggctgttcatgagcatggggtactgaagagggtagcatatggccacataacggtcgtaggacatgacagccaGAAGGACAAATTTGATGACACCCAGGAAGGTGCAGAAATAGAACTGAGTTAAGCAAGCTGGGAAGGAGATGGCTTTGCTGTCCATCaacaagcttgctactgttttgggtatgatggATGTAGCAaagaagat from Apteryx mantelli isolate bAptMan1 unplaced genomic scaffold, bAptMan1.hap1 HAP1_SCAFFOLD_34, whole genome shotgun sequence harbors:
- the LOC136996314 gene encoding olfactory receptor 6M1-like, producing the protein LVILVGNLLIVALILSDRDLHRPMYFFLCNLSSLEIFFATSIIPKTVASLLMDSKAISFPACLTQFYFCTFLGVIKFVLLAVMSYDRYVAICYPLQYPMLMNSQFCVQLLLGSWTAGFLATIVPTVLVARLPFCNANHIDHFFCDGVLLIKLSCADTRTVELINFMNAFIILFGSLVMTAVSYLYIINTILKLPSASSRNKAFSTCSSHFTIVILGYGSCIFLYMRPSSHHISYNKMVALLNTMVTPLMSPFIFSLRNEQMKKALKVGLKRSVIISRKCFSF